A genomic stretch from Xiphophorus maculatus strain JP 163 A chromosome 16, X_maculatus-5.0-male, whole genome shotgun sequence includes:
- the LOC102226079 gene encoding serotonin N-acetyltransferase-like, with product MIVHNCEAALHEGNMTKQVSGSPFLKPFFLKTPVRVVTPRQQRRHTLPASEFRNLTPQDAISVFEIEKEAFVSVSGECPLTLDEVLNFLGQCPELSLGWFEEGQLVAFIIGSGWHKERLSQEAMTQHVPDTPTVHIHVLSVHRHCRQQGKGSILLWRYLQYLRCMPGLRRALLICEDFLVPFYLKAGFKEKGPSEISVSSMQFQEMEYMLNGQVYARRNSGC from the exons ATGAtagtacataattgtgaagctGCTCTTCACGAGGGTAACATGACAAAGCAGGTGAGCGGTTCGCCTTTCCTGAAGCCCTTCTTCCTGAAGACACCCGTCAGAGTGGTCACCCCTCGGCAGCAGAGACGACACACGCTCCCCGCCAGCGAGTTCAGAAATCTCACCCCACAGGATGCAATCAGCGTGTTCGAAATAGAAAAAGAAG CATTTGTGTCCGTCTCTGGCGAGTGCCCACTCACGCTGGACGAGGTGCTTAATTTTCTGGGTCAGTGCCCCGAGCTGTCTCTGGGTTGGTTTGAGGAGGGACAGTTGGTAGCCTTCATCATTGGCTCCGGCTGGCACAAGGAAAGGCTTTCAcag GAGGCCATGACCCAACACGTTCCAGACACGCCTACAGTGCACATCCACGTGCTGTCGGTGCACCGCCACTGTCGACAGCAAGGCAAGGGATCCATCCTGCTGTGGCGCTACCTGCAGTACCTGCGGTGTATGCCGGGCCTCCGCAGAGCGTTGCTCATCTGCGAGGACTTCCTGGTGCCCTTCTACCTAAAGGCCGGCTTCAAGGAGAAAGGGCCCTCAGAAATCTCCGTGTCCAGCATGCAGTTCCAGGAGATGGAGTACATGCTGAACGGGCAGGTGTATGCACGACGGAACAGCGGCTGCTAG
- the rhbdf1 gene encoding inactive rhomboid protein 1 isoform X2: protein MAEPRRESTSSLQRKKPPWLRLDIPTAQMSLDEPPTFVQPVRRQGFLRSISMPVETSHLQSPPRDIFDTRRPVLQRQSSITQTIKSRRVHFERINTVPVKGQRAARHSVRKHHSLSRTLLRGTADWFGVSKDGDATQKWQRKSLRHCSLRYGKLKPQVIREMDLPSQDNISLTSTETPPPLYVPSSQHGMQKIVDPLARGRAFRMVEEVDGYSVPPTPITPGATSLCSFTSSRSGLNRLPRRRKRESVAKMSFRAAAALVKGRSLRESTLKRAQRRSFTPASFMEEDVVDFPDELDTSFFARDILMHEELSTYADEVFESPSEMAIKEAEPGTKKDEMELTGSALDKTELERSHLMLPLERGWRKAKEGTPGPPKVPLRQEVVSVHGQRRGQRIVVPVKKLFAREKRPYGLGMVGKLTNRTYRKRIDSYVKRQIEDMDDHRPFFTYWITFVHLLITILAVCIYGIAPVGFSQHETVDSVLRNKGVYENVKFVQQENFWIGPGSESLIHLGAKYSPCMRQDEQVHNLIREKKAVERNSACCVRNDRSGCVQTSEEECSSTLAEWVKWPNPIFSTPQFNGKDRQYGSVCHQDPGICLEPASVSPHEWPDDITKWPICTRYNTGNHTNLPHIDCTITGRPCCIGTKGRCEITSREYCDFMKGYFHEEATLCSQVHCMDDVCGLLPFLNPEIPDQFYRLWLSLFLHAGILHCMVSVAFQMTILRDLEKLAGWLRISIIYILSGITGNLASAIFLPYRAEVGPAGSQFGILACLFVELFQSWQILAQPWRAFIKLLCVVLFLFAFGLLPWIDNFAHICGFISGFFLSFAFLPYISFGRMDLYRKRCQIIVFLLVFVGLFSGLVVLFYVYPIKCDWCELITCIPFTDKFCEKYDLNAHLH, encoded by the exons ATGGCTGAACCACGGCGGGAAAGCACCAGCAGCCTGCAAAGGAAGAAACCTCCCTGGCTCCGACTGGACATTCCCACGGCTCAGATGTCACTAGACGAGCCTCCGACTTTTGTTCAG CCGGTGAGGCGGCAGGGGTTCCTTCGCAGTATCAGCATGCCGGTGGAGACTTCTCACCTCCAGTCTCCGCCGCGCGACATCTTTGACACCCGGCGGCCAGTATTACAACGCCAGTCATCCATTACTCAGACCATAAAGAG CAGGAGAGTGCACTTTGAGCGGATTAACACTGTCCCCGTTAAGGGGCAGCGGGCTGCACGCCACAGCGTCAGGAAACACCACTCTCTCTCCAGAACTCTGCTCAG GGGAACAGCAGACTGGTTTGGAGTTAGTAAAGACGGCGACGCCACACAGAAATGGCAGAGGAAAAGTCTTCGGCACTGCAGCCTCCGCTATGGGAAGCTAAAACCGCAGGTGATCCGGGAGATGGACCTGCCGAGCCAGGACAACATCTCCTTGACCAGCACTGAGACCCCACCTCCCCTCTACGTGCCGTCCTCGCAGCATGGAATGCAAAAG ATCGTGGACCCATTGGCACGTGGAAGAGCCTTTCGAATGGTGGAGGAGGTTGATGGCTACAGCGTGCCTCCAACCCCGATCACCCCCGGAGCCACGTCACTTTGCTCCTTCACCAGCTCCCGCTCGGGTCTCAACCGGCTACCTCGGAGGCGCAAGAGGGAATCGGTGGCCAAGATGAGCTTCAGGGCCGCAGCTGCACTGGTCAAG GGGCGTTCGTTAAGAGAGAGCACTCTAAAACGGGCGCAAAGGCGAAGCTTCACTCCCGCCAGTTTCATGGAGGAAGACGTGGTCGACTTTCCTGATGAACTGGACACCTCCTTCTTTGCTAGA GACATCCTGATGCACGAAGAGTTGTCCACATATGCAGATGAGGTCTTTGAGTCTCCATCTGAGATGGCCATCAAAGAGGCAGAGCCCGGCACCAAGAAGGATGAAATGGAGCTGACAGGCAGTGCCTTGGATAAGACTGAGCTTGAGAGAAGTCACCTCATGCT gccTCTGGAAAGAGGATGGCGTAAAGCCAAAGAAGGAACCCCAGGACCACCAAAGGTGCCCTTGCGTCAGGAGGTGGTGAGCGTTCACGGACAGCGGCGTGGACAGCGCATCGTCGTGCCGGTCAAGAAGCTTTTTGCTCGTGAAAAGAGGCCTTATGGGCTGGGCATGGTGGGAAAGCTGACAAACCGCACTTACCGCAAACGCATTGACAGCTACGTGAAGAGACAGATCGAGGATATGGACGACCACAG GCCTTTTTTCACATACTGGATCACCTTTGTTCATTTACTCATCACTATATTGGCTGTATGTATATATGGTATTGCACCAGTGGGCTTCTCTCAGCATGAAACTGTTGATTCT GTTTTAAGAAACAAAGGAGTCTATGAAAATGTCAAGTTTGTACAGCAGGAGAACTTCTGGATCGGGCCTGGTTCT GAATCCCTGATCCATTTAGGGGCCAAATATTCTCCATGCATGCGACAAGATGAGCAGGTGCACAATCTTATCAGGGAAAAGAAAGCTGTTGAACGCAACTCCGCGTGCTGCGTTCGGAATGATCGCTCTGGCTGTGTTCAGACTTCAGAGGAGGAATGCTCG AGTACTCTAGCTGAGTGGGTGAAGTGGCCGAATCCAATATTCAGCACTCCACAGTTCAATGGTAAAGACAGGCAGTATGGCTCAGTGTGTCATCAGGATCCCGG GATATGTCTGGAGCCGGCCTCGGTGTCTCCACATGAATGGCCCGATGACATAACAAAGTGGCCT atttgtACCAGGTACAACACAGGGAACCATACCAACCTGCCTCACATAGACTGCACCATCACAGGCCGACCCTGCTGCATCGGAACCAAAGGGAG GTGTGAAATCACATCCAGGGAATATTGTGACTTCATGAAGGGCTACTTCCACGAGGAGGCTACTCTTTGCTCGCAA GTGCACTGCATGGATGATGTCTGTGGATTGTTGCCTTTCCTCAACCCAGAGATTCCAGATCAGTTTTATAGGCTCTGGCTTTCTCTTTTCCTGCATGCTGG AATCCTCCATTGCATGGTGTCGGTGGCTTTCCAGATGACCATCCTGAGAGACCTGGAGAAACTGGCTGGCTGGCTGCGCATCTCAATCATTTACATCCTCAGTGGGATCACCGGGAACCTGGCCTCGGCTATCTTCTTACCCTATAGAGCAGAG GTGGGTCCCGCTGGCTCTCAGTTTGGGATCCTGGCCTGCCTGTTTGTGGAGCTCTTCCAGAGCTGGCAGATCCTGGCTCAGCCGTGGAGGGCCTTCATCAAGCTGCTGTGCGTGGTGCTCTTCCTCTTTGCCTTCGGGCTACTGCCCTGGATCGACAACTTCGCCCACATCTGTGGCTTCATCTCCGGCTTCTTCCTGTCCTTCGCCTTCCTGCCCTACATCAGCTTTGGCCGCATGGACCTGTACCGCAAACGCTGCCAGATCATCGTCTTCCTGCTGGTGTTTGTCGGTCTGTTTTCGGGCCTCGTGGTGCTCTTCTACGTCTACCCCATCAAGTGCGACTGGTGCGAACTGATCACCTGCATCCCCTTCACGGACAAATTCTGCGAGAAGTACGACCTCAACGCCCACCTTCATTGA
- the rhbdf1 gene encoding inactive rhomboid protein 1 isoform X1 gives MAEPRRESTSSLQRKKPPWLRLDIPTAQMSLDEPPTFVQPVRRQGFLRSISMPVETSHLQSPPRDIFDTRRPVLQRQSSITQTIKSSRRVHFERINTVPVKGQRAARHSVRKHHSLSRTLLRGTADWFGVSKDGDATQKWQRKSLRHCSLRYGKLKPQVIREMDLPSQDNISLTSTETPPPLYVPSSQHGMQKIVDPLARGRAFRMVEEVDGYSVPPTPITPGATSLCSFTSSRSGLNRLPRRRKRESVAKMSFRAAAALVKGRSLRESTLKRAQRRSFTPASFMEEDVVDFPDELDTSFFARDILMHEELSTYADEVFESPSEMAIKEAEPGTKKDEMELTGSALDKTELERSHLMLPLERGWRKAKEGTPGPPKVPLRQEVVSVHGQRRGQRIVVPVKKLFAREKRPYGLGMVGKLTNRTYRKRIDSYVKRQIEDMDDHRPFFTYWITFVHLLITILAVCIYGIAPVGFSQHETVDSVLRNKGVYENVKFVQQENFWIGPGSESLIHLGAKYSPCMRQDEQVHNLIREKKAVERNSACCVRNDRSGCVQTSEEECSSTLAEWVKWPNPIFSTPQFNGKDRQYGSVCHQDPGICLEPASVSPHEWPDDITKWPICTRYNTGNHTNLPHIDCTITGRPCCIGTKGRCEITSREYCDFMKGYFHEEATLCSQVHCMDDVCGLLPFLNPEIPDQFYRLWLSLFLHAGILHCMVSVAFQMTILRDLEKLAGWLRISIIYILSGITGNLASAIFLPYRAEVGPAGSQFGILACLFVELFQSWQILAQPWRAFIKLLCVVLFLFAFGLLPWIDNFAHICGFISGFFLSFAFLPYISFGRMDLYRKRCQIIVFLLVFVGLFSGLVVLFYVYPIKCDWCELITCIPFTDKFCEKYDLNAHLH, from the exons ATGGCTGAACCACGGCGGGAAAGCACCAGCAGCCTGCAAAGGAAGAAACCTCCCTGGCTCCGACTGGACATTCCCACGGCTCAGATGTCACTAGACGAGCCTCCGACTTTTGTTCAG CCGGTGAGGCGGCAGGGGTTCCTTCGCAGTATCAGCATGCCGGTGGAGACTTCTCACCTCCAGTCTCCGCCGCGCGACATCTTTGACACCCGGCGGCCAGTATTACAACGCCAGTCATCCATTACTCAGACCATAAAGAG CAGCAGGAGAGTGCACTTTGAGCGGATTAACACTGTCCCCGTTAAGGGGCAGCGGGCTGCACGCCACAGCGTCAGGAAACACCACTCTCTCTCCAGAACTCTGCTCAG GGGAACAGCAGACTGGTTTGGAGTTAGTAAAGACGGCGACGCCACACAGAAATGGCAGAGGAAAAGTCTTCGGCACTGCAGCCTCCGCTATGGGAAGCTAAAACCGCAGGTGATCCGGGAGATGGACCTGCCGAGCCAGGACAACATCTCCTTGACCAGCACTGAGACCCCACCTCCCCTCTACGTGCCGTCCTCGCAGCATGGAATGCAAAAG ATCGTGGACCCATTGGCACGTGGAAGAGCCTTTCGAATGGTGGAGGAGGTTGATGGCTACAGCGTGCCTCCAACCCCGATCACCCCCGGAGCCACGTCACTTTGCTCCTTCACCAGCTCCCGCTCGGGTCTCAACCGGCTACCTCGGAGGCGCAAGAGGGAATCGGTGGCCAAGATGAGCTTCAGGGCCGCAGCTGCACTGGTCAAG GGGCGTTCGTTAAGAGAGAGCACTCTAAAACGGGCGCAAAGGCGAAGCTTCACTCCCGCCAGTTTCATGGAGGAAGACGTGGTCGACTTTCCTGATGAACTGGACACCTCCTTCTTTGCTAGA GACATCCTGATGCACGAAGAGTTGTCCACATATGCAGATGAGGTCTTTGAGTCTCCATCTGAGATGGCCATCAAAGAGGCAGAGCCCGGCACCAAGAAGGATGAAATGGAGCTGACAGGCAGTGCCTTGGATAAGACTGAGCTTGAGAGAAGTCACCTCATGCT gccTCTGGAAAGAGGATGGCGTAAAGCCAAAGAAGGAACCCCAGGACCACCAAAGGTGCCCTTGCGTCAGGAGGTGGTGAGCGTTCACGGACAGCGGCGTGGACAGCGCATCGTCGTGCCGGTCAAGAAGCTTTTTGCTCGTGAAAAGAGGCCTTATGGGCTGGGCATGGTGGGAAAGCTGACAAACCGCACTTACCGCAAACGCATTGACAGCTACGTGAAGAGACAGATCGAGGATATGGACGACCACAG GCCTTTTTTCACATACTGGATCACCTTTGTTCATTTACTCATCACTATATTGGCTGTATGTATATATGGTATTGCACCAGTGGGCTTCTCTCAGCATGAAACTGTTGATTCT GTTTTAAGAAACAAAGGAGTCTATGAAAATGTCAAGTTTGTACAGCAGGAGAACTTCTGGATCGGGCCTGGTTCT GAATCCCTGATCCATTTAGGGGCCAAATATTCTCCATGCATGCGACAAGATGAGCAGGTGCACAATCTTATCAGGGAAAAGAAAGCTGTTGAACGCAACTCCGCGTGCTGCGTTCGGAATGATCGCTCTGGCTGTGTTCAGACTTCAGAGGAGGAATGCTCG AGTACTCTAGCTGAGTGGGTGAAGTGGCCGAATCCAATATTCAGCACTCCACAGTTCAATGGTAAAGACAGGCAGTATGGCTCAGTGTGTCATCAGGATCCCGG GATATGTCTGGAGCCGGCCTCGGTGTCTCCACATGAATGGCCCGATGACATAACAAAGTGGCCT atttgtACCAGGTACAACACAGGGAACCATACCAACCTGCCTCACATAGACTGCACCATCACAGGCCGACCCTGCTGCATCGGAACCAAAGGGAG GTGTGAAATCACATCCAGGGAATATTGTGACTTCATGAAGGGCTACTTCCACGAGGAGGCTACTCTTTGCTCGCAA GTGCACTGCATGGATGATGTCTGTGGATTGTTGCCTTTCCTCAACCCAGAGATTCCAGATCAGTTTTATAGGCTCTGGCTTTCTCTTTTCCTGCATGCTGG AATCCTCCATTGCATGGTGTCGGTGGCTTTCCAGATGACCATCCTGAGAGACCTGGAGAAACTGGCTGGCTGGCTGCGCATCTCAATCATTTACATCCTCAGTGGGATCACCGGGAACCTGGCCTCGGCTATCTTCTTACCCTATAGAGCAGAG GTGGGTCCCGCTGGCTCTCAGTTTGGGATCCTGGCCTGCCTGTTTGTGGAGCTCTTCCAGAGCTGGCAGATCCTGGCTCAGCCGTGGAGGGCCTTCATCAAGCTGCTGTGCGTGGTGCTCTTCCTCTTTGCCTTCGGGCTACTGCCCTGGATCGACAACTTCGCCCACATCTGTGGCTTCATCTCCGGCTTCTTCCTGTCCTTCGCCTTCCTGCCCTACATCAGCTTTGGCCGCATGGACCTGTACCGCAAACGCTGCCAGATCATCGTCTTCCTGCTGGTGTTTGTCGGTCTGTTTTCGGGCCTCGTGGTGCTCTTCTACGTCTACCCCATCAAGTGCGACTGGTGCGAACTGATCACCTGCATCCCCTTCACGGACAAATTCTGCGAGAAGTACGACCTCAACGCCCACCTTCATTGA
- the rhbdf1 gene encoding inactive rhomboid protein 1 isoform X3, with the protein MAEPRRESTSSLQRKKPPWLRLDIPTAQMSLDEPPTFVQPVRRQGFLRSISMPVETSHLQSPPRDIFDTRRPVLQRQSSITQTIKRGTADWFGVSKDGDATQKWQRKSLRHCSLRYGKLKPQVIREMDLPSQDNISLTSTETPPPLYVPSSQHGMQKIVDPLARGRAFRMVEEVDGYSVPPTPITPGATSLCSFTSSRSGLNRLPRRRKRESVAKMSFRAAAALVKGRSLRESTLKRAQRRSFTPASFMEEDVVDFPDELDTSFFARDILMHEELSTYADEVFESPSEMAIKEAEPGTKKDEMELTGSALDKTELERSHLMLPLERGWRKAKEGTPGPPKVPLRQEVVSVHGQRRGQRIVVPVKKLFAREKRPYGLGMVGKLTNRTYRKRIDSYVKRQIEDMDDHRPFFTYWITFVHLLITILAVCIYGIAPVGFSQHETVDSVLRNKGVYENVKFVQQENFWIGPGSESLIHLGAKYSPCMRQDEQVHNLIREKKAVERNSACCVRNDRSGCVQTSEEECSSTLAEWVKWPNPIFSTPQFNGKDRQYGSVCHQDPGICLEPASVSPHEWPDDITKWPICTRYNTGNHTNLPHIDCTITGRPCCIGTKGRCEITSREYCDFMKGYFHEEATLCSQVHCMDDVCGLLPFLNPEIPDQFYRLWLSLFLHAGILHCMVSVAFQMTILRDLEKLAGWLRISIIYILSGITGNLASAIFLPYRAEVGPAGSQFGILACLFVELFQSWQILAQPWRAFIKLLCVVLFLFAFGLLPWIDNFAHICGFISGFFLSFAFLPYISFGRMDLYRKRCQIIVFLLVFVGLFSGLVVLFYVYPIKCDWCELITCIPFTDKFCEKYDLNAHLH; encoded by the exons ATGGCTGAACCACGGCGGGAAAGCACCAGCAGCCTGCAAAGGAAGAAACCTCCCTGGCTCCGACTGGACATTCCCACGGCTCAGATGTCACTAGACGAGCCTCCGACTTTTGTTCAG CCGGTGAGGCGGCAGGGGTTCCTTCGCAGTATCAGCATGCCGGTGGAGACTTCTCACCTCCAGTCTCCGCCGCGCGACATCTTTGACACCCGGCGGCCAGTATTACAACGCCAGTCATCCATTACTCAGACCATAAAGAG GGGAACAGCAGACTGGTTTGGAGTTAGTAAAGACGGCGACGCCACACAGAAATGGCAGAGGAAAAGTCTTCGGCACTGCAGCCTCCGCTATGGGAAGCTAAAACCGCAGGTGATCCGGGAGATGGACCTGCCGAGCCAGGACAACATCTCCTTGACCAGCACTGAGACCCCACCTCCCCTCTACGTGCCGTCCTCGCAGCATGGAATGCAAAAG ATCGTGGACCCATTGGCACGTGGAAGAGCCTTTCGAATGGTGGAGGAGGTTGATGGCTACAGCGTGCCTCCAACCCCGATCACCCCCGGAGCCACGTCACTTTGCTCCTTCACCAGCTCCCGCTCGGGTCTCAACCGGCTACCTCGGAGGCGCAAGAGGGAATCGGTGGCCAAGATGAGCTTCAGGGCCGCAGCTGCACTGGTCAAG GGGCGTTCGTTAAGAGAGAGCACTCTAAAACGGGCGCAAAGGCGAAGCTTCACTCCCGCCAGTTTCATGGAGGAAGACGTGGTCGACTTTCCTGATGAACTGGACACCTCCTTCTTTGCTAGA GACATCCTGATGCACGAAGAGTTGTCCACATATGCAGATGAGGTCTTTGAGTCTCCATCTGAGATGGCCATCAAAGAGGCAGAGCCCGGCACCAAGAAGGATGAAATGGAGCTGACAGGCAGTGCCTTGGATAAGACTGAGCTTGAGAGAAGTCACCTCATGCT gccTCTGGAAAGAGGATGGCGTAAAGCCAAAGAAGGAACCCCAGGACCACCAAAGGTGCCCTTGCGTCAGGAGGTGGTGAGCGTTCACGGACAGCGGCGTGGACAGCGCATCGTCGTGCCGGTCAAGAAGCTTTTTGCTCGTGAAAAGAGGCCTTATGGGCTGGGCATGGTGGGAAAGCTGACAAACCGCACTTACCGCAAACGCATTGACAGCTACGTGAAGAGACAGATCGAGGATATGGACGACCACAG GCCTTTTTTCACATACTGGATCACCTTTGTTCATTTACTCATCACTATATTGGCTGTATGTATATATGGTATTGCACCAGTGGGCTTCTCTCAGCATGAAACTGTTGATTCT GTTTTAAGAAACAAAGGAGTCTATGAAAATGTCAAGTTTGTACAGCAGGAGAACTTCTGGATCGGGCCTGGTTCT GAATCCCTGATCCATTTAGGGGCCAAATATTCTCCATGCATGCGACAAGATGAGCAGGTGCACAATCTTATCAGGGAAAAGAAAGCTGTTGAACGCAACTCCGCGTGCTGCGTTCGGAATGATCGCTCTGGCTGTGTTCAGACTTCAGAGGAGGAATGCTCG AGTACTCTAGCTGAGTGGGTGAAGTGGCCGAATCCAATATTCAGCACTCCACAGTTCAATGGTAAAGACAGGCAGTATGGCTCAGTGTGTCATCAGGATCCCGG GATATGTCTGGAGCCGGCCTCGGTGTCTCCACATGAATGGCCCGATGACATAACAAAGTGGCCT atttgtACCAGGTACAACACAGGGAACCATACCAACCTGCCTCACATAGACTGCACCATCACAGGCCGACCCTGCTGCATCGGAACCAAAGGGAG GTGTGAAATCACATCCAGGGAATATTGTGACTTCATGAAGGGCTACTTCCACGAGGAGGCTACTCTTTGCTCGCAA GTGCACTGCATGGATGATGTCTGTGGATTGTTGCCTTTCCTCAACCCAGAGATTCCAGATCAGTTTTATAGGCTCTGGCTTTCTCTTTTCCTGCATGCTGG AATCCTCCATTGCATGGTGTCGGTGGCTTTCCAGATGACCATCCTGAGAGACCTGGAGAAACTGGCTGGCTGGCTGCGCATCTCAATCATTTACATCCTCAGTGGGATCACCGGGAACCTGGCCTCGGCTATCTTCTTACCCTATAGAGCAGAG GTGGGTCCCGCTGGCTCTCAGTTTGGGATCCTGGCCTGCCTGTTTGTGGAGCTCTTCCAGAGCTGGCAGATCCTGGCTCAGCCGTGGAGGGCCTTCATCAAGCTGCTGTGCGTGGTGCTCTTCCTCTTTGCCTTCGGGCTACTGCCCTGGATCGACAACTTCGCCCACATCTGTGGCTTCATCTCCGGCTTCTTCCTGTCCTTCGCCTTCCTGCCCTACATCAGCTTTGGCCGCATGGACCTGTACCGCAAACGCTGCCAGATCATCGTCTTCCTGCTGGTGTTTGTCGGTCTGTTTTCGGGCCTCGTGGTGCTCTTCTACGTCTACCCCATCAAGTGCGACTGGTGCGAACTGATCACCTGCATCCCCTTCACGGACAAATTCTGCGAGAAGTACGACCTCAACGCCCACCTTCATTGA